The following proteins come from a genomic window of Ictalurus furcatus strain D&B chromosome 14, Billie_1.0, whole genome shotgun sequence:
- the LOC128617870 gene encoding small integral membrane protein 32-like, which yields MLRQMLLNSTAAAARDLDAISQTHAPAPLDVSHAPVSVSALLKPAGRGGAGGGALRGGELSKPDLTTYVVMCIVLFLLVLLIVVFINCQLRNSFFASTPYDRSLREARTSYK from the coding sequence ATGCTCCGGCAAATGCTCTTGAATTCGACGGCGGCGGCGGCGCGAGACTTGGACGCTATAAGCCAGACGCACGCGCCGGCTCCTCTGGACGTCTCACACGCGCCCGTGAGTGTGTCGGCGCTGCTGAAGCCCGCGGGTCGCGGAGGCGCAGGCGGGGGCGCGCTGCGTGGAGGCGAGCTCAGTAAACCGGACCTGACGACCTACGTGGTCATGTGCATAGTGCTCTTCCTCCTCGTGCTGCTAATTGTGGTCTTCATCAACTGCCAACTGCGCAACTCGTTCTTCGCCTCCACGCCGTATGACCGCTCTCTGCGCGAGGCCCGAACCTCGTATAAATGA